From Vicia villosa cultivar HV-30 ecotype Madison, WI unplaced genomic scaffold, Vvil1.0 ctg.001623F_1_1, whole genome shotgun sequence:
GAAGAAGAATACAAATTGGTAAACAATTTAACCTGTCTTCATTTATATTGTTTCAAGAAGAGTGAGAAGATGCTTTAGGATATTTTTCCATCGATATTTTAGAAGACACTTCTGATGAAGACGAATGAATTATATTGTTGACAGAATGCTAAAAAATTCTATTCCTCTACGTTTATAAGTTGCTTCAGAGGTGTGAAAAAGATATTCAACAAGATATTTAAAGTAGTAAACTTAATTTACACTTTGTAAAAAAAAGGTATTCAACAAGATATttaaagtaattatttttttttgttaattctaTTATGGCGGTACGCTATGCTCTCTCGCGACCTTCAAGCCTGATTTCAAGTTCAGGTGGCACACCCCCCACACAAGCaccactatttttcttttttggttttagGAATTTAATATAGAAAACTCCTTATATTAGTCATAATagagttattaatttataattttaattttttttactttgacttattttatataaaaaataaagatgttaatattttttaatccCATTATGTCAGATGTCGGATGAGGTTTGAATGCAAATTGCTAGGTGGATAGAATTGTCGAATTATAGAGCGGATGATTTAAAGGAGAGTTTTTGGAAATGGCATGTGTATTGTAGTGGCAAGAAAGTGAAAAGAGGGAAGGCGGGGTGTGTGTTGTTGTCAATCCTTtggagtttgttttttttttgtaagcaagcaATTCATTAATGAAGGAGAACCCAAGTTCTCAACCGAACTTACAAAAAAGCAAAAGGGGCGACAAACGAAACGCCCCGAGAAGAAATTAACCTCCAATTACAACTTATGAAAAGAAAAGCAAAGGATCTTTGCTAAAATTATAAAAGTCACATTTGGGAAGGCTAATTTTTCCTATGGCCAACCATTTCCATGCCGTAATCTTAGCGTTCCAAACTATATCGTCGACGTTCCACTTATCGTTTCTGAACACGATGCCGTTCCTAACCATCCAGATATTCCAACAAGTGGCCATCCACAAAACCCCTTCTTTTCTTTTCCTCACTCTTTTGAATTTGGAATACCCATGCCATCTCATGAAGCTTTCCTTAATGCTAGAACACTTGTCCACCTTCCATCCGATCCAATCCGCCATATCCTTCCACACCAAAGAAGCTACGACACAGTCCAAAAAAAGATGCTCGATTGATTCATCACATTCACCACAAAAACAGCAGCAGGTCGAAGAATTAAAACCACGGATCTGAAGCGCCACTCGGGTGGGAAGCCTATTAAAAAAACTCCTCCAAACAAAAGCCTTAACCTTCATAGGGACTTGCATCTTCCATATAAGCTTAGTAGCTTTTTCATATTTATCCACAGGACCCATAGGAATGTATTTAGTACTTAACAAGCGATAACAGCTAGCTACCGAGTACGTACCAGTGCTTTCCAGCATCCAAGAGACGGAGTCAGCAGCGTCTGTCGAGTCAGCAGCGGCTGTCCCAAGCTCAGACGTGATACTGCCGGTGACGAAACAGAGAGGATCCGAAAGCTGAGCAGCTGAAACACGAAGGCCAGTGGCTTCATCCTTCGGACTATAGTTGTTCAGCAAGCTTGTCATGTTTGATAACGGGATCTGCAGACGCCTCTCCTCTATAACACTCTGCGGGATTCCAAAGTCAGACCATTTCCAGCCATTACTCGTCCACCCTCCCATTGCTGCGACTGAAACAACCTGTAATAAAGAACAAGAAAACAGAGATGGAAACGGACTTTTTAGAATTCCTTCGTTCGTCCACCACGCATTCCAAAACGACGTCTCAAAGCCATTTCCCAAGATAATTTTACAATTTTGCGCGAACAAATTCTCCGGAACAGCACTGTCAAGGGCTAGAATATCCTTCCACCATATCGAAAAATTCTTCATACTTTTATTTTCAAGAATTTTGTGTTGTTTAGGAATGACATTATTTTCAAGAATTTTGTGTGGAATTCCCGGGATGTGGTTTGGGGGTGAAAGCCTTGATTTGGAGATGGTCGTTTATTGGGAATATTTCTCACGtcaattgtaacttttacgagTTTGACAAAAACCCGTTGTTTTACTTAAGTTAAGTTTCAATTGGTGGGCAATTTTCCGCCCGCGGCTTTGTCCGCTTAGTTGTAATCTTGTTTTGAGAACTTTGTTTATAATCATATCTCttgattaaaacaaaaacaaaaaacaaaaatttattcaagaaaacaaaatacaattttactaaataaaataacttttttcttatttatataaACTTATTTActctttaaaaaaagaaaaaaagaaaatgcactgacagtgtaaagtatttttatACTGTCATTCAATGAGAGAcatgaattaaaattaatttttttatagtaaattattattattattaaatattaatattaattgttattcCTACACTCCTTGAAACTCGTTCCACGAGAATATGTTGTCCAACTCGCTCTCGCCCACAAGAAACCCGAGCTTCTCTCCCAACCAAAGTTAATTACTTAATTCGTTCATTAGGACCATCACTATAAGAACATTGAAAGCTTGAATTCCAAAATACATCGATTGCACACTTGGATATTCAATCTAATCTCTAACATTCACTTTTTATTCACGTATAATGATGATTCAATCGGTTGCAGAGGCTTCTATTGAATGATGATGTAATTGGATTCCAAAGATTATAATTTATAACTTGTACATAATACATTTGCAGAAGCTTGAATCGCTGGATGTGATTATAGATGTGAAAATAACCTTGTTATCAATTCAATGGTATATTTTCAACCTTGTTATCTCCTTTGAtgttatatataatatgtttatatcttTGAATGTTTATGTTACTAttctaaaactattttaaaaatgcTCATATCATTCCCGATTTAATGAACTTGTTTTGGCCATTTGGGTACGTTGATTTTGGTTTTGCTTGACATATGAATTGAGTTCTTGTTTATTAACATGGTTtcattattttttcattaaaacatgtttgaaaaaacaaaataagCTTTTGTAATGACATTCTCCTTCTAGATtcatttttgttaattaa
This genomic window contains:
- the LOC131636058 gene encoding uncharacterized protein LOC131636058, with protein sequence MKNFSIWWKDILALDSAVPENLFAQNCKIILGNGFETSFWNAWWTNEGILKSPFPSLFSCSLLQVVSVAAMGGWTSNGWKWSDFGIPQSVIEERRLQIPLSNMTSLLNNYSPKDEATGLRVSAAQLSDPLCFVTGSITSELGTAAADSTDAADSVSWMLESTGTYSVASCYRLLSTKYIPMGPVDKYEKATKLIWKMQVPMKVKAFVWRSFFNRLPTRVALQIRGFNSSTCCCFCGECDESIEHLFLDCVVASLVWKDMADWIGWKVDKCSSIKESFMRWHGYSKFKRVRKRKEGVLWMATCWNIWMVRNGIVFRNDKWNVDDIVWNAKITAWKWLAIGKISLPKCDFYNFSKDPLLFFS